In Vigna unguiculata cultivar IT97K-499-35 chromosome 3, ASM411807v1, whole genome shotgun sequence, a single genomic region encodes these proteins:
- the LOC114176576 gene encoding uncharacterized protein LOC114176576, protein MSGFLGNLFGLGGNNGTENAFKNSGAGGQDFDRGEFNTGVEVARGRYAPCNRNNGTKDAFNNSGQGKQSFGSAKFNTGARYY, encoded by the coding sequence ATGTCGGGTTTCTTGGGCAACCTCTTTGGCTTGGGTGGAAACAATGGCACTGAGAATGCCTTCAAAAACTCGGGAGCAGGTGGACAAGATTTCGACAGAGGTGAGTTCAACACAGGTGTAGAAGTTGCAAGGGGTAGATACGCACCTTGCAATCGCAACAATGGCACCAAAGATGCTTTTAACAACTCTGGTCAAGGAAAGCAGAGTTTCGGAAGTGCCAAGTTCAACACTGGTGCTAGGTACTATTAA